A region from the Malus domestica chromosome 07, GDT2T_hap1 genome encodes:
- the LOC114825782 gene encoding BON1-associated protein 2-like, producing the protein MASSNGSSSANFRTLEITVISLENLQLDQKPIKTNASVTVRIDTNSQFRTTIIDTEGDAYPLWNEKLVLELPMHSKSTTVGVQCKTAYGVRMFGTATVLASDFVGAYVPESYLHFLSYRLRDYKGERNGVINISVRMRVPEMYACASSTTSSHSRMGFPTAGNHSFGGGVAIGVPVWYKFVKTEDGGYLLLQIGAFIESLIQTLE; encoded by the exons ATGGCATCTTCCAATGGCAGTTCATCAG CCAATTTTCGAACGCTTGAAATCACAGTGATCTCCCTCGAGAACCTACAATTAGATCAAAAACCCATTAAGACAAATGCCTCAGTGACCGTCCGGATCGACACCAACAGCCAGTTTCGCACCACAATTATAGACACCGAAGGCGACGCCTACCCACTATGGAACGAGAAGCTTGTGCTCGAATTGCCAATGCACTCCAAGTCCACCACGGTGGGGGTCCAATGCAAGACCGCGTACGGCGTCAGGATGTTCGGAACGGCAACTGTTTTGGCATCTGATTTTGTTGGTGCTTACGTGCCGGAGAGTTACCTGCATTTTTTGAGCTACAGGCTAAGAGATTACAAGGGGGAGAGGAATGGGGTTATTAATATTTCTGTGAGGATGAGGGTTCCGGAGATGTATGCTTGTGCAAGTTCAACAACGTCTTCTCACTCAAGGATGGGGTTTCCGACAGCTGGGAACCATAGTTTTGGTGGCGGCGTTGCGATCGGAGTTCCAGTTTG gtacaaattCGTCAAGACCGAAGACGGTGGATATTTGCTActacaaattggtgctttcattgagagcctGATTCAAACACTCGAATAA
- the LOC114826047 gene encoding BON1-associated protein 2-like: protein MAANSRTLEIKVISAENLKLDRKSIKKNASVTVRTDTNSQFCTTDIDTEGGAHPRWNEKLVLDLPTHSKSITVEVHCKTSSGVRTIGTATVPASDFVGGYVPEGYLHFLSYRLRNHKGERNGIINISVRMKVPEMYACASSTTWSHSTMGFPAAGNKSFGGGVVTGVPVWYGSYQKNY from the coding sequence ATGGCAGCCAATTCCCGGACGCTTGAAATCAAGGTGATCTCCGCCGAGAACCTGAAATTAGATCGAAAATCCATCAAGAAAAACGCCTCCGTGACCGTCCGGACCGACACCAACAGCCAGTTTTGCACTACGGACATTGACACCGAAGGCGGCGCCCACCCACGGTGGAACGAGAAGCTCGTGCTCGACTTGCCAACGCACTCGAAGTCCATCACAGTGGAGGTCCATTGCAAGACTTCGTCCGGCGTCAGGACGATCGGGACGGCAACGGTTCCGGCTTCTGATTTTGTTGGCGGGTACGTACCGGAGGGTTACCTGCATTTTTTGAGTTACAGGCTGAGGAATCACAAGGGGGAGAGGAATGGGATTATTAATATTTCTGTAAGAATGAAGGTTCCGGAGATGTACGCTTGTGCAAGTTCAACGACGTGGTCTCACTCAACGATGGGGTTTCCGGCGGCTGGCAACAAAAGTTTCGGCGGCGGCGTTGTGACAGGAGTTCCGGTTTGGTACGGTTCCTATCAGAAAAATTATTGA